Proteins from a genomic interval of Caldicellulosiruptor diazotrophicus:
- a CDS encoding TIGR02677 family protein, whose protein sequence is MIDNFRFPLLGKLKYFEYLTAPNSERYRTIMRYCFLCHLEYKNRLTKEEIFTFLKGFPQFADYTEQMCEQDLKSLVEWGNLNSIQDTSKTRTVEEFKNKRFLYELTHIGLKIERFLFELETQEDTKAELNPKHIEKIFLLLQQVDSILQDPQKRAVDWWDELTRSFEEIEKSYSEYISMLKSYEAENLMIREKFLDYKSKLVQYLYNFYIIFQNYLPRIRSIFLLLEDSKVEKLLNYIIAQEKEHPKNIFKDPESIERNIKARFDNIKLWFVAPHGQAEKLSDQIQGLIRKVSDLAARLSEMSSVKVNRQEEYKHLAKIFSNLDLATCHKLSAVVFGVLLPRYIAAEEKRQSELASLSILDVPPMKSLLHSRGRLVREKSKVLPASEFSEDKKKRFEEYKKKIEEEEKLVAELIKDGRIEFENLPVLTPQVRKKLLVWLSRGLSSGFGNTDAGKRFKIVRPKDGRYCVLKSTDGELEMPAYVIEFVE, encoded by the coding sequence ATGATTGACAATTTTCGATTTCCACTTTTGGGCAAACTCAAATATTTTGAGTACCTCACAGCGCCTAACTCAGAAAGATACAGAACAATCATGAGATATTGTTTTTTGTGCCATTTAGAATACAAAAACAGGCTCACAAAAGAAGAGATATTCACATTTTTAAAAGGTTTCCCACAGTTTGCAGACTACACTGAACAGATGTGCGAACAGGACTTGAAAAGTCTTGTTGAGTGGGGCAATTTAAATTCAATTCAGGATACGTCAAAGACCAGGACTGTTGAAGAGTTCAAAAACAAAAGATTTTTGTATGAACTTACACATATCGGACTTAAGATTGAAAGGTTTTTGTTTGAACTTGAAACTCAAGAGGACACAAAAGCAGAGCTAAATCCCAAACATATTGAGAAGATATTTCTCTTGCTTCAGCAGGTGGATAGTATATTGCAAGACCCACAAAAAAGAGCAGTTGACTGGTGGGACGAACTGACAAGATCATTTGAGGAAATTGAAAAGAGCTATTCTGAGTATATTTCAATGTTAAAGTCGTATGAAGCTGAAAATCTCATGATAAGAGAAAAGTTTCTGGACTACAAGTCAAAGCTTGTACAGTACCTTTACAACTTCTATATTATATTTCAGAACTATCTTCCAAGAATAAGATCCATCTTTTTGTTATTGGAAGACTCTAAAGTTGAAAAGCTTTTGAACTACATAATCGCCCAGGAAAAAGAACATCCCAAAAACATATTCAAAGACCCAGAGAGTATAGAAAGAAATATAAAAGCAAGGTTTGACAATATAAAACTCTGGTTTGTTGCTCCTCATGGCCAGGCAGAAAAACTTTCTGACCAGATCCAAGGGCTTATAAGAAAAGTATCTGACCTTGCAGCAAGGCTTTCAGAGATGTCAAGTGTCAAAGTAAACAGGCAGGAAGAGTACAAACACTTAGCTAAAATCTTCTCAAACCTTGATTTAGCTACATGTCACAAGCTTTCTGCAGTTGTGTTTGGTGTGCTTTTGCCACGATACATTGCAGCTGAGGAAAAGAGGCAGAGCGAACTTGCAAGTCTTAGCATTCTTGATGTACCACCGATGAAGAGTTTGCTTCACTCAAGAGGAAGACTTGTGAGGGAAAAGAGCAAGGTTTTGCCGGCATCTGAATTTTCTGAAGACAAGAAGAAAAGGTTTGAGGAGTACAAAAAGAAGATTGAAGAGGAAGAAAAGCTTGTTGCTGAGCTTATAAAAGATGGGAGAATTGAGTTTGAAAATCTTCCTGTTTTGACTCCACAGGTTAGAAAAAAACTTCTTGTGTGGCTCTCAAGAGGACTTTCGTCAGGTTTTGGGAATACGGACGCAGGAAAAAGATTTAAAATTGTAAGACCAAAAGATGGAAGATATTGTGTACTAAAATCGACAGATGGTGAGCTTGAGATGCCGGCGTATGTAATTGAGTTTGTTGAGTAA
- the queA gene encoding tRNA preQ1(34) S-adenosylmethionine ribosyltransferase-isomerase QueA encodes MRKWKLSDFHYDLPDDLIAQKPVEPRDSSRLMVILPDGSLEHRIFRDIVEYLNEGDCLVLNNSKVIPARLIGQREDTGSFIEFLLVKRLDIDTWEVMTRPGKKARKGRKFVFGNGELKAEVLHVNQEEGTRIVRFYYEGVFEEVLERLGKIPLPPYIKEELDDLSRYQTVYSKVPGSAAAPTAGLHFTEELLSRISKKGVEILYVTLHVGLGTFKPVKVENVEEHRMHEEYYEISQDVADRINRAKDLGKRVIAVGTTSCRVLESCSDETGRVKAKKGWTDIFIYPGYNFKVLDGLVTNFHLPDTTLMMLVCAFGGYERIMNAYKIAVDMRYRFFSFGDAMLILRR; translated from the coding sequence ATGAGAAAATGGAAACTCAGCGACTTTCACTATGACCTACCGGATGATCTGATTGCACAAAAACCTGTAGAGCCGCGGGACAGCTCAAGGCTCATGGTTATTTTACCAGACGGCAGTCTTGAACACAGAATTTTCCGTGACATAGTTGAATATTTAAATGAGGGTGACTGTCTTGTTCTAAATAACTCAAAGGTCATACCTGCAAGGCTAATTGGGCAAAGAGAGGACACAGGCAGTTTTATAGAATTTTTACTTGTAAAAAGGCTTGATATAGACACATGGGAGGTAATGACACGGCCGGGCAAAAAGGCGCGAAAAGGAAGAAAGTTTGTGTTTGGCAATGGAGAGCTAAAAGCCGAGGTTTTGCATGTAAACCAGGAGGAAGGCACAAGAATTGTGAGGTTCTATTATGAAGGGGTGTTTGAAGAGGTTTTAGAAAGACTGGGCAAGATTCCTCTTCCACCGTATATAAAAGAGGAGCTCGACGACCTGTCAAGGTATCAGACAGTGTACAGCAAAGTGCCTGGCTCTGCTGCAGCACCAACTGCAGGTCTTCACTTTACAGAAGAGCTTCTTAGCAGAATATCAAAAAAAGGTGTTGAGATTTTGTATGTGACACTGCATGTTGGACTTGGAACTTTTAAGCCTGTTAAGGTTGAAAATGTAGAGGAGCACAGGATGCATGAGGAGTACTATGAAATTTCTCAGGATGTTGCAGACAGAATAAACAGAGCAAAGGATCTTGGAAAAAGAGTCATTGCGGTTGGAACAACATCGTGCAGGGTTTTAGAGTCGTGCAGCGATGAAACAGGAAGAGTAAAAGCAAAAAAAGGCTGGACTGATATCTTCATCTATCCTGGGTATAACTTTAAAGTGCTTGACGGACTTGTTACAAACTTTCATCTTCCGGATACTACCTTGATGATGCTTGTCTGTGCGTTTGGTGGGTATGAAAGAATCATGAATGCATACAAGATTGCAGTTGACATGCGGTACAGGTTCTTTAGCTTTGGAGATGCAATGCTGATATTGAGAAGATAA
- a CDS encoding SpoIID/LytB domain-containing protein yields the protein MVKKLLCGAVAIVFFVVFSSINILPAFSQSQIPEWIRIGVFYADTYKKSSPVDFVKIEAKGSLFLAISDDKNFITISNTQKNSLTVSKDVYKKNGQEGPNYHVAVGRYISYKTAENSLKSFSSFKDAFVGFVNGGYSILIGCFDNINDANKLAAKLSGATIYSSETMVLVKDESGKVIFGFDGQNTKFLMLIPQKQNGIERIKIGSRWFRGRAEFKRIKSSDMTVINVTRLEEYLYGVIRMEIDPLWPVEAVKAFAVIARTYAVRNLGRHLSIGFDLCPTDHCQVYGGAVDGTYGEKQAISAVDATRGEIITYKGNPIDAVYFSSTGGIPTEDSENVWRYPIEYLRSVDNSKEAKNSKSSWLFQFTKDEIKNMLKKKNIDIGDILDVQVVEYTKAGRVLRLKIIGTQGEYECQKEATRLLFGLYSQAYTITTDADVAVVDSRGKVKKVRISGQKILFEDGSVKRAVVAGQKQNFEETEKLLPQTAESVYLSIYDEVYQSESFGGIETEGQTYSQQYIDVVNPDGSIDKVPLVPTTYTFNGKGWGHGVGMSQWGAKGLAESGYNYKQIIKHYYTGVEIEKR from the coding sequence ATGGTTAAAAAACTTTTATGCGGGGCAGTAGCGATTGTCTTTTTTGTAGTTTTTTCTTCAATCAATATATTACCCGCATTTTCACAATCTCAAATTCCAGAGTGGATAAGAATAGGTGTGTTTTATGCTGATACATACAAAAAATCAAGCCCGGTAGACTTTGTAAAGATTGAGGCAAAAGGAAGTCTCTTCTTGGCTATTTCTGATGACAAAAACTTTATTACAATTTCAAATACACAAAAGAATAGTCTCACAGTCTCAAAGGATGTATACAAAAAAAATGGTCAGGAAGGTCCAAATTATCATGTGGCAGTTGGAAGGTATATTTCATACAAAACAGCAGAAAATAGCTTAAAAAGTTTTTCTTCATTCAAAGACGCTTTTGTTGGCTTTGTAAATGGCGGGTATAGCATATTGATTGGCTGCTTTGACAATATAAACGATGCAAATAAGCTGGCGGCAAAACTTTCTGGTGCAACCATTTATTCTTCGGAGACAATGGTTCTTGTAAAAGATGAGAGTGGCAAAGTTATTTTTGGATTTGACGGGCAAAATACCAAGTTTTTAATGCTGATTCCACAAAAACAAAATGGTATTGAGAGGATTAAGATAGGTAGCAGGTGGTTCAGAGGAAGAGCCGAATTTAAGAGGATAAAGTCAAGCGATATGACAGTTATAAACGTCACCAGGCTTGAAGAATATCTGTATGGTGTTATCAGGATGGAGATTGACCCGCTGTGGCCAGTTGAAGCTGTAAAAGCATTTGCAGTGATTGCCCGAACGTATGCTGTGAGAAACCTTGGCAGGCACCTATCAATTGGTTTTGACCTCTGTCCGACAGACCATTGCCAGGTATATGGTGGTGCTGTTGATGGCACATATGGCGAAAAACAGGCAATTTCAGCTGTTGACGCAACAAGAGGTGAGATTATAACTTATAAAGGAAATCCAATTGATGCTGTATATTTTTCGTCAACAGGCGGTATTCCCACAGAGGATTCTGAAAATGTTTGGAGGTATCCTATTGAGTATTTGAGGTCTGTTGACAACTCTAAAGAAGCAAAAAATTCAAAGTCGTCGTGGCTATTTCAGTTTACTAAAGATGAGATAAAAAATATGCTCAAAAAAAAGAACATAGATATTGGTGATATTTTGGACGTTCAAGTGGTTGAGTATACAAAGGCAGGAAGAGTTTTAAGGCTAAAAATTATCGGTACACAAGGCGAATATGAGTGTCAAAAAGAGGCAACTCGGCTTTTGTTTGGCCTTTACAGCCAGGCATATACAATTACAACAGATGCAGATGTAGCTGTTGTAGACAGCAGGGGAAAGGTGAAAAAAGTGAGAATAAGCGGGCAAAAGATTTTGTTCGAAGATGGAAGTGTAAAAAGAGCAGTGGTTGCTGGGCAGAAGCAGAATTTTGAGGAAACTGAAAAGCTTTTGCCACAAACTGCTGAAAGTGTGTATCTTTCGATATATGATGAGGTGTACCAATCTGAGAGTTTTGGAGGTATTGAAACTGAAGGTCAGACATATTCACAGCAATATATAGATGTAGTAAATCCAGATGGTAGCATTGACAAGGTGCCACTTGTTCCTACTACTTACACATTCAATGGTAAGGGCTGGGGACACGGCGTTGGAATGAGCCAGTGGGGGGCAAAAGGCCTTGCTGAAAGTGGTTATAATTATAAGCAAATTATAAAACACTATTACACAGGAGTTGAGATTGAAAAAAGATGA
- a CDS encoding potassium channel family protein, giving the protein MYIIVVGCGKVGSTLAKSLSDEGHDVVVIDSDAKNFERLGPDFNGMKIQGVVIDEDVLKQAGIEKADALAAVTPDDSTNIMAAQIAEEIYNVPKVIARIYDPLREDIFHSLGLETICPTTLAVEYIKSILLSREIRHKHRFGKDDVFFKYITPKRDDIGKGLDKIILPENCYLFGIIRNEHFYFKNKNIRLQENDIMVVAEKKVNQ; this is encoded by the coding sequence TTGTATATAATAGTTGTAGGGTGTGGTAAAGTAGGTTCAACCTTAGCTAAGTCTCTTTCTGACGAAGGTCACGATGTTGTTGTAATAGACTCTGATGCCAAAAATTTTGAAAGACTTGGACCTGACTTTAATGGCATGAAGATTCAAGGTGTTGTAATAGATGAAGACGTTTTAAAACAAGCAGGAATAGAAAAGGCTGATGCGCTTGCAGCTGTTACCCCTGATGACAGTACAAACATTATGGCAGCCCAGATTGCTGAAGAGATTTACAATGTACCAAAGGTGATAGCAAGAATTTATGACCCGCTCAGAGAAGACATCTTTCACTCTCTTGGACTTGAGACAATCTGTCCTACAACCTTGGCTGTTGAGTATATAAAATCAATCCTTCTTTCACGCGAGATAAGACACAAGCATAGGTTTGGCAAGGACGATGTGTTTTTCAAATACATCACACCAAAGAGAGATGATATTGGAAAAGGACTGGACAAAATAATTCTCCCTGAAAATTGCTATCTTTTCGGAATAATTCGAAATGAACACTTTTATTTCAAAAATAAAAACATAAGACTTCAGGAAAATGATATTATGGTAGTTGCTGAAAAGAAGGTGAATCAATGA
- a CDS encoding NAD-binding protein, producing MRVAIIGGGKVGYFLTKLLAERGRYHITVIEQQPELCRKVAEEFSNVTVIEGDGTSLDTLSDAKVHKCDFFIAVTGKDEDNLISCQLAKKVFEVKRTIARANNPKNINVMKRLGVDNVISSTDIIAKIIEHEVEIEPLSVLATLKNGEIIVFQAVVQQNSPAANKKIAEVPFPKESIIGAIMRENETFVPSGDSIILPGDTLLVIVNESAKREFKRLISSK from the coding sequence ATGAGAGTTGCTATTATAGGTGGTGGAAAGGTTGGTTATTTTTTGACAAAGCTTTTAGCAGAAAGAGGAAGATATCACATAACTGTGATTGAACAGCAGCCAGAACTTTGCAGGAAAGTTGCTGAAGAGTTTTCGAATGTGACTGTTATAGAAGGTGACGGTACATCTTTGGACACCCTTTCTGATGCAAAGGTTCATAAGTGTGACTTTTTTATTGCCGTAACTGGAAAGGATGAGGACAACCTCATATCATGTCAGCTTGCAAAGAAGGTATTTGAAGTAAAAAGAACTATAGCAAGGGCAAACAATCCTAAAAACATAAACGTGATGAAAAGGCTTGGAGTTGACAATGTGATATCTTCAACAGACATCATTGCAAAGATAATTGAGCATGAGGTTGAAATAGAACCTCTTTCTGTCCTTGCCACGTTAAAAAATGGGGAGATAATAGTTTTTCAAGCTGTTGTTCAGCAAAATTCTCCTGCTGCAAACAAAAAGATTGCTGAGGTACCATTCCCCAAAGAGAGTATAATTGGTGCTATCATGAGAGAAAATGAGACATTTGTCCCTTCTGGGGACAGCATAATTTTGCCGGGCGATACACTACTTGTAATTGTGAACGAAAGTGCAAAAAGAGAGTTTAAACGCCTTATAAGCTCAAAATAA
- a CDS encoding TrkH family potassium uptake protein translates to MYKNKFRDGHVELRHVLYMTGKTLSAIGIVEVLAAITSILYREWNMLFNLMIGIGLFFIISFIFIFIGRDTKEERFSWGAGMSMVALTWAFGALISAVPLYLSGHFKSYLDAFFEVMSGYTTTGLVLIQDLDHAPMGLNMWRHLICYIGGQGMVLMTLSFLASGMRGLLKVYMGEARDEQIFPNVMHTARIIWSVSLLYLVLGTLALTINGVLIGLPLDMAFFRGLWMFLGGWDTAGFAPQSQNAMYFHSLSYEIICMTIMILGTINFALHYFILTGNYKEGIRNAEIKSLFTTITILSFLGAVALKSIYSDSTVSIRKTFYHFLSAHTGTGFATLYSQQFFYEWSDSAIILIVIAMLAGGSVCSTAGGIKALRFAILANAVVNDIKKMIKPDSAVVIEKFHHLKEITLQDKHVRNASIIILLYITTFAFGTLAGTFFGYPLKAAMFESASALGNVGLSIGITQPSMPDALKIIYIFMMWVGRLEFMSVIALFAFLFKEAKEG, encoded by the coding sequence ATGTACAAAAACAAGTTCAGAGATGGTCATGTAGAACTTAGGCATGTCCTTTACATGACAGGAAAAACTTTAAGCGCAATTGGTATTGTAGAAGTTTTAGCAGCCATTACTTCGATTTTGTACCGAGAGTGGAATATGTTATTTAATCTTATGATTGGTATTGGACTTTTTTTTATTATAAGTTTTATATTCATCTTTATTGGAAGGGATACAAAAGAAGAAAGGTTTTCGTGGGGCGCTGGAATGAGCATGGTGGCTTTGACTTGGGCATTTGGCGCACTAATCTCTGCTGTTCCGCTTTATCTTTCAGGACACTTTAAATCATACTTGGATGCATTCTTTGAAGTTATGAGCGGATATACAACAACAGGTCTCGTTCTTATTCAGGATTTAGACCATGCACCAATGGGGCTTAATATGTGGCGACATCTTATTTGTTATATTGGTGGTCAAGGAATGGTTTTAATGACACTTAGTTTCCTTGCATCAGGAATGCGCGGACTTTTAAAAGTGTACATGGGCGAGGCAAGAGACGAGCAGATATTCCCAAATGTTATGCATACAGCAAGAATAATCTGGTCTGTGAGCCTTTTATACCTTGTTCTGGGAACTTTGGCTTTAACAATAAATGGCGTTTTAATAGGTCTTCCATTGGACATGGCATTTTTCAGAGGACTGTGGATGTTTCTTGGTGGTTGGGACACAGCAGGGTTTGCTCCACAGTCTCAAAACGCAATGTATTTTCATAGTCTGTCATACGAGATTATTTGTATGACCATTATGATTTTAGGAACAATCAATTTTGCGCTTCACTACTTTATCCTTACAGGTAATTATAAAGAAGGCATAAGAAACGCTGAAATTAAAAGTCTTTTTACAACAATAACAATTTTGAGTTTTCTTGGTGCTGTTGCTTTAAAAAGCATTTATTCAGACAGCACAGTTTCAATTAGAAAAACCTTTTACCATTTTCTTTCTGCGCATACAGGTACAGGTTTTGCAACACTTTACTCGCAGCAATTTTTCTATGAATGGTCAGACTCAGCAATAATTCTTATAGTTATTGCTATGCTTGCAGGCGGTTCTGTTTGCTCCACAGCAGGTGGTATAAAGGCACTGAGGTTTGCAATACTTGCAAATGCCGTTGTAAACGATATAAAAAAGATGATAAAACCTGATTCGGCAGTTGTTATTGAGAAATTTCATCACCTGAAAGAAATAACATTGCAAGATAAGCACGTTCGAAATGCATCAATTATAATACTTCTTTATATAACAACATTTGCATTTGGAACGCTGGCAGGTACGTTTTTTGGGTATCCTCTTAAGGCTGCAATGTTTGAATCTGCTTCAGCCCTTGGCAACGTTGGACTTTCAATCGGGATTACCCAGCCTTCCATGCCAGATGCACTGAAAATTATCTATATCTTTATGATGTGGGTGGGAAGGCTTGAATTTATGTCTGTAATTGCGCTTTTTGCATTCCTATTTAAAGAAGCAAAGGAAGGATAA
- a CDS encoding DNA-binding protein, translating into MVRKLFILLLLLISIMITYLTETSLAKPIDSNTLINNAFKYDGKFIEFQGEAIGEIMKRGNYAWVNIHDGSNAIGVFLKYEDAKKIKYLGKHGVKGDTVYVKGIFNRACKEHGGDLDIHAYQIKILKRGYEIEEKVDKTRFVIGILIFAIGSFLMWTVFRYKW; encoded by the coding sequence ATGGTACGAAAGTTATTCATATTATTGTTGTTATTAATCAGCATAATGATAACATATTTAACTGAAACTTCTTTGGCAAAACCTATTGATAGTAATACACTTATAAATAATGCTTTTAAATATGATGGTAAATTTATCGAATTTCAAGGAGAAGCTATAGGCGAAATAATGAAAAGAGGAAATTACGCTTGGGTCAATATTCACGATGGCAGCAATGCAATTGGTGTTTTTTTGAAATATGAAGATGCTAAAAAAATTAAATATCTTGGAAAACATGGGGTAAAAGGTGATACTGTTTATGTAAAGGGCATTTTTAATAGGGCTTGTAAGGAACATGGTGGAGACTTAGATATACACGCATATCAAATAAAAATTTTAAAAAGAGGTTATGAAATCGAAGAAAAAGTTGACAAAACAAGGTTTGTCATTGGGATATTGATTTTTGCAATAGGTAGCTTTCTTATGTGGACTGTATTTAGATATAAATGGTAG
- a CDS encoding VanZ family protein yields the protein MKNRIYIRWALVFAWMTVIFCFSAQEGAISHQKSFSIAMFVEKFIEFFTGRDLVNSYNRKNFELLIRKLAHVTEYLILSMLFYKAFFECNKNSKKSFILTIIFSVVYAISDEVHQIFVSGRGPSAIDVMIDMVGTIGYFLIVKIKNIAKIIQNFALNKIKRLVEKI from the coding sequence ATGAAAAACAGAATTTACATAAGATGGGCACTTGTCTTTGCATGGATGACTGTAATTTTTTGTTTCTCAGCACAGGAAGGTGCTATTTCGCATCAAAAAAGTTTTTCAATAGCAATGTTCGTGGAGAAATTTATAGAATTTTTTACAGGAAGGGATTTGGTTAATTCTTACAACAGAAAGAATTTTGAATTATTAATAAGAAAACTTGCGCATGTGACAGAATATCTCATTTTAAGTATGCTATTTTATAAAGCGTTTTTTGAATGCAACAAAAATTCAAAAAAGTCTTTTATATTGACAATTATTTTCTCTGTTGTTTACGCAATTTCAGACGAAGTGCATCAGATATTTGTATCCGGTAGAGGACCAAGTGCTATTGATGTAATGATAGATATGGTTGGAACAATTGGGTATTTTTTGATTGTAAAAATAAAAAATATAGCTAAAATAATACAAAATTTTGCTTTAAATAAAATTAAACGGCTGGTCGAAAAAATTTAG